The DNA window AATGTCCatgtttataataaaaaataatttaatataaaataataaattttcatagaTTGGGTTAGGTCGGATAACCATATTACAAAACTGATATGTACTATTTTATTAgagtttttgttattttcaaaATAGTTGTGAACCGGTAAAccacatttttttaataaaaaccatatatttttataatttatctttaaaaaagttttaatctttttactttttctaaaaaaaacttttacttatatttaaataaacgttggtttaatttttctaaaaaaaataaaagttgtATGTGTGTTAGTTTAAAAGACACATATGTGTGTCTGTCttagagtaagtctcttgtgagacggtttcattaatctttatctgtaagatgcgtcaaccctaccgatattcacaataaaaaaataatactcttagcataaaaaagtaatattttttcattgatgacccaaataagagatcggtatcacaaaatacgatctgtaagactgtttcacacaagtttttgcttccGTGTTATGCACacgcaaaattcttgaaaaatagaagaaaatgtGTATGTTTTCTTCTTTTCCCTCCCTATTATTATTCATATTTCTAAGAAAGCTAGTGTGTATgaatgtatgtgtgcatgaataGACATATATTCTTTTTATAATTTGTTCGAAAACTAAACAAATATTATTATTCATATTTCTAAGAAGCTAGTGTGTATGAATGTCATCATAAGCATTTATTCTTGTAGTGATAGTAAAACTTGTACCAAAAAAATAGTGACACATATATACAATGTCTcttacttttaaaaaaatctgcataatccAATTGTTATTATTATGCCAATTAATAATCATATGTTACtcaacatataaaatataatgaaCCAAACTGGTGATCAGTGGAACAATTATATATGACTTTTCTCACGAACCATGTAGACATTATGCGTAGCTAGGAAATTAAGCATTTGAGTACTACTACTTGTCGTCTGTCCAGgacataaataaattatatatgtatatttttaatttgtaGTAATTTTTACATAACACTACAAAATCTAATAGAAAATATTATCAAGTCAAAAGTTTTAATTTGTAATACTAAGTACATTGTAAATTTATTTTCCTTCGAGAAGATAAAATTTGCAAGAGAATAGGTTTCTTGtgtgacggtctcacgaatctttatctgtgagacgtgtcatccctaccgatattcacaataaaaagtaatagtcttaacataaaaagtaatattttttcatggattatccaaataagatatccgtctcacaaaatacgactcgtgaggccgtctcacacaaattttgtctttgaatATTGTTCAATTTTTTGGGGGATAATTATTAACTTCTTtgcttatatattattaattaatataacaaTTGAGTGTTTATATAAACAATATTTCGATCTGCTACTTGATTCGACATCCAAGAATCTTCATCAACATGTTTAACGTTGTGGTGTGAAAAAATCTTGgtacttattattattttcactcGATATACGCGTCTGAGCAATGCAGCTGAGCAATCaatcttatattttttattctaaCTTTTAAAAACTATAATCTTTCGAAATTATATACCAAACCCAAACCTCTGAGTTTATTACCTATATTCATAATTAATTACAGcaattcataaaatatttatttacagTCCAAaaattggattttttttttgggttcggatgttgtgtgtgtgtatatatatatatatatatatttggaaaCATacatgcattttaattattaggCTAGAAAAGAACACAAAATTTCACGTCAGGGGATGTCATTCAAACATGCGTGATTAATTGGTCAAGTACTGAAATAATGGGGAATTGGGCCTTCTGTTACTTTGTCACATGTTCCTTGAATTTGCTTATTAATAAAGCAGCAGAATGCatgtaattatttttatgaaatagaTGAAAGCCAAACAATTTATGACACATCGAACACGCACAGCACCGTATAGGGTTTCTCAATAATTTGGTCGAAAAAAGAAATATTTGCTAATTTATTCCTTTGGTTGTATTTGAACAGGACTATATTTTGGATTTGtggatgaatttcaaataatatGATTGGAATTTCAGATGACTAAATAGGTTGTAGGCCgtatatttgaaattcaatcaGAAAAATATAATTGAGAAACATAAGAGATTTCAAATCAtccatttatatattattttctatAAAAATAGTTGTGTAATATTGAATGATACTGTTGTACTTTCAGGAAAAGTTTCTGAGAAATTCTCCTTTTTAAGCCTTGAATATCAATATTACAATTTGATACATATGAGTAAATCTCTTGTAAGATGGATCGTGAGATGGATATATCCAATCCGtatttagaataaaaaatacTATTTTGTAAGATGGATCGTCACATGGATCTATCCAATCCGtatttagaataaaaaataatatttttgagattaaaaataatattttacatgAATCACGTCGGATACGAGACATGTCTCAATAAATTGATTATGCATATATCTCCTCCAAGACCATCGTATCGTGCCTTTCTTTCCACATTTATCAGAGAAGAGAACAGTAAGTACTGGCCCTGTTCAATCAGTCTTGCCGGCCCGAATTAACCTAGGGTATATACGATCTTTAACCAGTTTCTCTATCTCTTTTTTAAAAACACCGActgaatattaaaaataaaaatctatttatgaataaaatgagaccttttctaaaaataaaacctTTTCAAAGAGCTCTCATGTTATTCGAGTTTGTCTAGGCTAGGGGTataaatcaaaattataatcattaatatgagcTAGTAACTTAACATATTTTCTTTGTTTTCTGATATTTCTAAGTTCACGCAtatgattgtgactaatatttGGAGTATTATGTGGAGCATTCAGTTTCCATGTGtgaaatatgttttatttttttttaatttcgttTTGTACATATGATTGATAATCTTTGTGAGTAGGGGTGagcattcggttaattcggttaccgaccgaacGGAATTAGCCTAACCGAACTAGCCacaaccgaaccgaaccgaaccgaaccgaaatatttagccataaccgaaccgaccgaattaattttcataaccgatgaaaaccgaaccgaattaaaatcggttaattcggccGGTGACTGAATTAACCgattagtttaaaaaaaatttgtgatttaactttaattatatatttaattttttttaacactatagtttaaaaaaatgcataaaaacataaaatcacacacatcacaaatgtataagttttatttgaacacaattaatacatattatatcgattttaaaatttaaaattaaaatattgataaataaaaaattttattaaataataatatttattatatcggttaatttggttaaccgatttcaaaattttgaaaactgtaatcgaaccgaattaaccgatataaccgaattttttaatttgaaaaccaaattttcgaaataaccgaaccgaatttccgaattgactcggttcggtcggttaattcggtttaaccgaaatcttgctCACCCCTTTATTTGTGAGTTTGGTATTTAATGTAGTCAGAATTAAGTTttaattttgtatttttcaatttttagcaattttatattttttatgggGAGAGTGTAACGTGTCTTTGTATACATGAGTATCATGTCGACACTGTATCAACGACACGTCAAAAAATGAACAAGATTGCATTTATATGGGTACATTATTTTTTTGGTCCAGTTTGTTTGAGTTGTTGTGATTTTGGTCCTCAATtttatcaaatttcagtttgagtctcgtatctttaattttttttggtatttttattcttttttaatcGGAAATGCTGATGTAGCACTATAAACATCGATGTCAAATAATTGACTGGATTGATGTCACATCGGAAAAAGGAATAAATTTgccccaaaaataaaatacgacagactataaaaaatgaaatttcacgacatatatgattgaaatcgaaaaaagacaaaaaaaaaaaaaatctctaataataataaagataatagactaaaattgaaagatgtaatattgaagatcaaaatgGCAAAGAAATAATAATTCATGACCAAATTTGCAATTTTTCCAAGAAAGAAATTTTCCAAAACACATATTAAATAGGATATCAGGTGAGGTTTGTGGGCCAAGTATTGCATGTGTGCTTTTCTTGCTCTTTCAAATTCAAAAAGCACAACCCTTTCTTCTGGTTTGACAGTTGAAGATTAAACTCAATGGGCACATATTGAAACCCCTATTCCAGTACTGAATTCGAAATGATTCGCAAGTAACTCAGTAGCGTCTTGCTGCCACTATAAATATTCGGGGTGGCCGGGTTTGCAATACCATTACCAGAAAAAGGGCCGAAATTAAGTACTAGTCATTTTCTACCACTAACTGTTCAAGTACGATTTAAAATGGCGAGAATCTCATCAGATCCTCTTGTTATCAGTAGAGTGATCGGAGATGTTGTTGATCACTTCTCCACCACTGTTATAATGAGTGTCACTTACAACTCAAACAAGCAAGAACTGCACAATGGCTACGAGTACTTTCCTTCTGCAGTCACCTGTAAACCTAGGGTTGAAGTTCATGGAGGTGATCTCAGATCATTTTTCACCCTGGTAAGttacacatcttgattttactgtaCAAGTTACTGGTGATGACTAGTTATGTTCTTCGTTTAGTATCTTAACCACATGGTTGAAATATTTACTTTCTTGGGTTTTTGTTTTTTCAGGTTATGACAGACCCAGATGCTCCAGGTCCAAGCGATCCGTACCTTAGGGAGAACTTGCACtggtatacatatatatacacacatacgaCATATATTCTTTTGTGTATATATCAAGAACAAGAAGAAGAACAATAAACTAACATTTTATGGTGTAAATGTATATGACCTAAGTTCATGAGTGTGCTAGGGTTCTTCCAACTTCATGGAGTAATATTTTTCGTTAACAGAAGTTCATTGAAGATATACTCGAACATCTTCTGTCATACATAAACTATGATTTTAATGTCAGTCAACCCATTCTATGGTGATCAGCACATCCCTAAAAATATTCTTGCAAAAAAAGTGAATCTGGAGAAGTGATAAAAAAAAGAGACAACTTTCAAAGATACCGACCTATTTGTGAAATCAAGATAAGGTTTCTTGCATTTATATTTCATTGTTGCTTTGGTTTTTTGAAGTTTTCAGATATATATACATGCTAATTCGATCATTCTTAATTAACTTTAGAATGCTAGAAAGGAAATAAACAACTTACTATTCACAGTGCTGTGTTTTATATATTTTGGAGAAGGAAATTATGTGTTTTTGATTTGACAAACTGACAGGATGGTCACAGATATCCCAGGCACCACGGATTCCTCGTTCGGTATGAACAAATTATTCTCCGCCCACTAGCACAAATTAGAttaaactaatttttttaaaaaggacAATAAATGTAAAAAATTTCCAGGGAAAGAAGTTGTTAGCTATGAAAAGCCAATGCCAAACATAGGGATCCACAGGTTTGTATTTCTTCTGTTCAAGCAACAAAAGAGACAATCAGTAAACCCACAAGTCTCTAGAGATTGCTTCAGTACCAGGAAATTTGCAGAGGAAAACGGGTTAGGTCTTCCTGTTGCTGCTGTTTTCTTCAATTGCCAACGCGAGACTGCTGCAAGAAGACGCTAGCTAGCTAGCTGGATCGATGGATGTGGGCATGTGGCTACATAGAGAATATGGGATTCGGCTAGCATGGAAGAAAAACTGGGAAATCATAATGATTAACGTAGGTTCTTGTTGTAGTGGGAGCCAAATTTTCCGCACAATTAATTGGTATCCATGAATTGTGCTAGTAATGCTTGATGATTTCTACTGTTAGGAATAAGCTTCTAATTTCGATTCATCTTGGAATGATTTCTTCTActtcttcttgttttttttcttttcaaaaactTGCGTTTGTGATTAGATGTGGGCCATTAATTATATGATATTTATCCCTTTTAACGATCGAGGACTGTGGAATGTGcgtcatatattttaaatgtttgtaCAATAAATTATGTTTTTTAAAACCTAGCTAATATAAGTATTTATTCTTGCATGACTCAttgtattttataaaattttatgtatatatgtgtataCAAATACTCACACACACTATTTCTCTTTACTTTAGTGTGCGTATATCTATAATATTTTCCAGATCCCCACAATATATCCATCTGAATACAGATTTTCCAGATCCACATAGCAAAGTTGAGCAAGAAACCATAGAATCTATTAGCAAGAAACTATGAAATCTTTCACGTAGATTTCATGATTTCTTGCAGAGGAAAATCTCAACTCAAGTTAGGCTTCACGTTGGTTTTTCAGTTGCATGAGCACAATTGCGTTTCAAAAAATCGCGTTAATAAGAGTAAATTgtacaaattttataaaaagtCAAGGGCTGAGACACCTATTTAATTTTCCTGAGGATGTAAGTGACACACTAATTACTAATTAATTACAACAAGGTATATttatagtattttaaattaatttagccgtagccaaaataatataaactacattttcagcatttatatagtaaaattgtaatttttgttTTGTATTATTGCTTCTATACAATTTTGATAATATATGTTATTGAAATTGAGTTTTAGTATTATGCTTTTCAGACTTTGATAatcttaatttttttcattggaAGTTTAATATGAAACACCACGTATATTAACAATACATTGGTTCAATTCAACGTCTTATAGACAtcaaaaaataatcaaaattgtaAAGACAATATAAAGACAAtagattaaaattaaaatcgaCAAACCAAAGTCATAAATATTTTTGGACCTTAGATTGGGCCTTCATATACTTTTCTTAATTGATACCCCTTTATCAAAATCTTTATTGGGCTGGAAATTGGACTCAAATTATGAAATTTGCATAGAATCCCCAATCACGCGAATTCCACGTGGAAATGTAGAAGCATGATCTTACGTTCGGTCTGCTACTACTTGGAGTCGCTTCTACTCTGATCTAAACGTCACTCGAAGATTTACATTTTCAGCAAACCTTCGTATAACCACCATCTTCCGGATTCACACGcaaaataaaaacacaaaattAGGACGAGGATTTGGATCTTCTTGTGCAAAAATTTATGATCGGAAGCCATGCATAGCAATTTCAAAGAACAGATACTCGAATACGTACTTGCGGCGGGCTGGGAGATCCTATATGTGCTCGATCAGGGCGGGTTGGGTCCTACATCGAATGGCGATGCTGCTGTAGTGACCCGACCCAAGACCAAACACAAGGATGAAGATGAAGGGGAAAAGCTTCGGGCTGGGTTGAATTCAGTTCTTATTAGGGGAAAAACCCAATGTTAAGTGGCAAGCGTTGTTGGAGGGAGGCGCTGATTCTTCCGGTGAAGTTCACCCAGTTCTTTATGGGTtagatttctgattttgatacccTTTTCCTCGATaagtttttttgtttgtttgattGAGCTGTGTGAAAATTAGGTAAATAGACCTCCCAACTGTCTATGCATTTTTCTCCAATATGAAAGGTCACAAGAACTCTGCCCGTTGAGACTGCCGGTCACAAGCCTGGATACGTAGCAtcgtaaaaaaatatataatcgtTGGTGTTAGGTCTGTGATAGCCAACCATCTATGATGTCACACCTCTTCACATGCAGGGGCGGAGCCGGGATACAAAATTACCTGGGGCTGGCTCCGTCCCATAtggtatttaataaaataaataattaaataaaaaatttaaaataaaaaatatgtaaacattgTCTTCATGAAAATATAGAACAAgagtatttaatatttaatacctTAAAAAACATGAAGCTAAAACACTATCGAAATTCAAGAAACCCAAAATACCCAAATTTCGAAACACTAAAATCTGAAATTacctttaaaatttgaaatctaaCTAAGAACAACAAGAACGAACCGTAGAAAGTCTAACACTAAGATTTCCTCATGATTTTCGGTGAAAACGGCAACCGATGGGCGACTGCTGATTTCAAGACGACAAAGAAACTTCGAAATTTTGGTATTAAAAGAAAGCTTATGCCGTGGGTTTTCCGAATCTACAATCAAGTTTGAAAAATGGCGATCGATGATGAAGTTACGGCCATTTGAAATAATGAAAATTGTGATAGTTTGAGAGAAAATAATAAAGATGGAAAAgtgaaaaaaatagaaaatatagaTTGAGTTTTGGTGctaatcaataaaatttttaaaataaaacatatacatatatatatatattttaaaaaattaggtggggctatcaataaaatttttaaaataaaacatatatatataatttttttcaaaaaattaggTGGGGCTGAAGCCCAACCCAGCCCCACCATAGCTCCGCCCCTGTTCACATGGATATTAGTTCAAACAGCTCAACACAAAATGCTAGGTCATCGCCATCTTTAAGCGACATGTTGTACCTATGCTCGGGTGTAGTGTCAAACGAGCTAGGCATTCTGCAGCGGTGCCAGGTTGCAGTGATGGGTTCTCGCACCTTACTGGATGGGGGCGAGAAGCTAGTTGAGACTAGGATTAAGAAGATTAGATTAGCATCTTGGAACATAGGAACATTGAGAGGCTATTCAATAGATTTAGTGGATGTCATGGGAAGAAGGAAGGTAAACATAGCTTGTCTTCTATAGACAAAGTGGAATGGAAGCAAGACTAAAGAATTAAAAGAAGGTTTTAAACTTTTCTGTACAGTAACGGATAAAACTAGAAATGGAGTAGAAATAATGGTGGATAAAGCCTATAGGGATGCAATTGTTGCGGCTAGAGGCTTGGAGATAGGATTATGAACACAACTTTAGCCTTAGAACCAGATATCACTCATATCATTAGTATGCACCACATTGAGATTAGATGAGAAGACTAAGAAGGAAATTTGGGATACTATAGGAGACGTAATTAGTAGAATCTCCTGTAAGGAAAAGATCTTCTTTAGACGAGATTTAAATGGCCATGTAGGTAAAGATAAAGTTGGATCTGAGAGGGTCCATGGAGGTCAAAGCTTTGTAGTTCAAAATAATTCTATTCTAGACTTTGCCTTAGCTAGTGATATTGGGATAGTAAATATTTTCTATAAGAAGACGGAGTGTCATTTAGTAACTTTAGGAGTGGACATAATATAAGTCAAATTGATTACTTTCTTGTAAGGAGACTAGACCTAGGTGGTTGTAAAAATTGTAAGGTCATACAAGGAGAACACTTGAAGACCCAACATAGATTATTAGTCTTAGATTCCTTAAGAATAAAAGCGGAGTTAACAAAGGTCAGATTAGGCCGATAAGTGGTGGACTATGAAGGTAGATGTATGCCAAACTCTTAGGAATAGGATTTTAGATAGTCAGTTAGTCCTCGAAGGAAAGTGAGGATGTAAAGCATAAAAATAAGACTGATACCTCTGAGTTATTTGAACTCATGGCTAACCATATAAGTGGAGTGAGGGAACTACTTGGAGAGGCTAAAGAGAAGTGAAGACTAAACAAGGAGATACGGTGGTGGAACAATGAAGTGTAATAAGCCATCAGGGAAAATATAATAAGGTTCAAGAACTTGCTAGAAGCTAGATCAAGGATCGTATGAGCTGTATAAACGAGCCAAGAGACTCAGTAGTCGAGCAGTAAGAGATGTTAAAAAAGGATCTTATAATGATTTGTATGAGGCTATGTACCTAAAAAGAAgagaaatatatttttaagatAAAAAAATCAGGGATCAAAACACTAAATATTTGAGCCATGTCAGGTGTATCAATCACGAAGATGGTAGAATTTTAATGCAAGATAAAGCTATCCTAATTAGGTGGAGGGAATACTTTAAGAACTTACTCGATGAGACAAGTACGAAGGAATTAAGTGTGGGTAGACCTGAGATGCAAGAAGTAAGACATCTAGTGTTTCAATGTAGAACTAGTACTAAGGAAGTAACTGTGAGACCccgagactaaaatagctttgatggcattttggtaaataaattgaaaaatattcaatttattttgatggcattttcgtaaataagttgaaaaataatgaattaattttaagggcaaaatggtaaatagtgacaaatctttttcatatgaagcccaaatgatttgagatttggatatgactaagaaaactcaaagatagagaagtttcatgttttgagttttggaaaatttgattgtttgactGAGCCGAAGGGATATACCgaagttaaaatgttaaatagtatatattatattattattaatataatatata is part of the Primulina eburnea isolate SZY01 chromosome 1, ASM2296580v1, whole genome shotgun sequence genome and encodes:
- the LOC140813104 gene encoding protein CENTRORADIALIS-like; translation: MARISSDPLVISRVIGDVVDHFSTTVIMSVTYNSNKQELHNGYEYFPSAVTCKPRVEVHGGDLRSFFTLVMTDPDAPGPSDPYLRENLHWMVTDIPGTTDSSFGKEVVSYEKPMPNIGIHRFVFLLFKQQKRQSVNPQVSRDCFSTRKFAEENGLGLPVAAVFFNCQRETAARRR